A region of Fimbriimonadaceae bacterium DNA encodes the following proteins:
- the mreC gene encoding Cell shape-determining protein MreC codes for MSKVATWLWFPFLAALAIGLGRVQNNARNHRRLDPVSRFVQTTVYPTAGLLSSFSRWLSDIGLGITSAPALRQENERLRAIAQAAEQYVARERLWAQDYHALRKLSGFQAPLQRKRIPARPIDYFSLENRMTLSVGKNRGVKPGLAVVTSQGLIGVVQVVDETTCQAILISSPALKVGAMALREPPLVGILRGQGLETMLLDYLPANAKVETGDWVVTSGYSATVPRGIVIGRIVQIEQDPFYGATRARVYPSATVGQAAEVYILL; via the coding sequence TTGTCAAAGGTCGCGACATGGCTATGGTTCCCGTTCCTGGCCGCCCTAGCTATTGGTCTCGGTCGCGTGCAAAACAATGCTCGCAACCACCGACGGCTGGACCCAGTTTCTCGATTCGTCCAGACGACGGTCTATCCGACGGCTGGCCTGCTCAGTTCCTTCAGCCGATGGCTGTCCGACATCGGACTCGGGATCACTTCGGCGCCAGCCCTTAGGCAAGAAAACGAGCGGCTCCGGGCCATCGCCCAAGCCGCCGAACAATATGTCGCGCGGGAGAGGCTGTGGGCGCAGGACTACCATGCCCTTCGCAAACTCAGCGGGTTCCAAGCACCCCTCCAGCGCAAGCGAATTCCCGCCAGGCCGATCGATTACTTCTCGCTGGAAAACCGGATGACTCTGTCGGTTGGAAAGAACCGCGGCGTCAAGCCTGGCCTGGCGGTGGTGACCTCGCAGGGCCTGATCGGCGTCGTTCAGGTGGTCGACGAAACGACTTGCCAGGCGATCCTCATTTCCTCCCCAGCCCTTAAGGTCGGCGCCATGGCGCTGCGCGAGCCGCCTTTGGTCGGCATCCTGCGTGGCCAAGGGCTCGAAACGATGCTCCTCGATTATCTGCCGGCCAATGCGAAGGTGGAGACCGGGGATTGGGTCGTCACCAGCGGCTATTCGGCAACGGTACCCCGTGGCATCGTCATTGGCCGCATCGTTCAGATCGAGCAGGACCCCTTTTATGGCGCGACCCGGGCGCGGGTGTATCCGAGCGCAACCGTTGGGCAGGCCGCCGAGGTCTACATCCTGCTATGA
- the oprM gene encoding Outer membrane protein OprM — protein sequence MTGWYLALPIALAAAQDTPTLTLDEAIRIGLQNSFGIRIAESNLRKTQEQIREAEGSLWPKLTLNGTYTRYDKATISDGIVFSPIDSKQAQLVLSAPIDLAGNLGQAVRAAEATKRSRLADIVTEANNLKENIRTAFFQVLQAEALVQVNEEAVRNNDERLKVARSRYENGAVPLVEVLRAETTLRQSESDLVTAKNRMELAKSSLNNTIGRDIRINFDAVDVSGLPQVTSTSSELMEVAWKNRPEIISAENQIEALKLAKAIAGRGLQPSLNVSLSYSRTFDPGFGQRENSGVGILALSWPIWDKGVTRARVAQAEEDVRQAQIRVDQLKLGISLEVDQAITNLRNAQARLQVAEKQVELARETYRLAKLRSDEGEGIQLEVTDAQTELTRAQTGLVTARYDYLTAYAELLRALGLESIGPAPTSTKENSK from the coding sequence ATGACCGGTTGGTACCTTGCGCTCCCGATAGCGCTTGCCGCCGCCCAGGACACGCCGACGCTGACGCTCGATGAGGCAATCCGTATCGGACTTCAGAATTCATTCGGAATCCGAATTGCCGAGTCGAACCTGCGCAAGACCCAGGAGCAGATTCGAGAAGCCGAAGGGTCCCTGTGGCCAAAGCTCACCCTCAACGGAACCTATACCCGCTACGACAAGGCGACCATTTCGGACGGCATCGTCTTTTCGCCGATCGACTCCAAGCAGGCGCAACTCGTGCTCTCGGCGCCAATCGACCTTGCCGGCAACCTCGGGCAAGCGGTTCGAGCTGCCGAAGCGACCAAGCGGTCCCGCTTAGCCGACATCGTGACCGAAGCCAACAACCTCAAGGAGAACATTCGAACCGCCTTTTTCCAGGTGCTTCAGGCGGAAGCCCTGGTGCAAGTCAATGAGGAAGCGGTTCGTAACAACGACGAACGGTTGAAGGTTGCGCGCAGCCGCTACGAGAATGGAGCGGTGCCGCTGGTGGAAGTTCTGCGGGCGGAAACGACCTTGAGGCAAAGCGAGTCCGACCTGGTTACGGCGAAGAATCGTATGGAGCTCGCCAAGAGCTCCTTGAATAACACGATCGGGCGTGACATCCGGATCAACTTCGATGCGGTTGACGTCAGCGGTCTCCCCCAGGTGACCTCCACGTCAAGCGAACTGATGGAAGTGGCATGGAAGAACCGGCCGGAGATCATCAGCGCGGAGAATCAGATCGAAGCCCTCAAGCTGGCCAAAGCGATCGCCGGGCGCGGATTGCAGCCTTCCCTTAATGTGTCGCTGTCTTACAGCCGAACCTTCGACCCAGGCTTTGGTCAGCGCGAAAACAGTGGAGTCGGCATCCTTGCCTTAAGCTGGCCAATATGGGACAAGGGCGTTACCCGCGCCCGGGTGGCCCAAGCCGAGGAGGATGTGCGACAAGCTCAGATTCGGGTCGACCAGCTCAAGTTGGGAATCTCCCTCGAAGTCGATCAAGCGATCACCAACCTTCGCAATGCTCAGGCACGGCTGCAAGTGGCTGAAAAGCAAGTTGAGCTCGCCCGAGAAACCTACCGCCTTGCCAAGCTTCGCAGCGACGAAGGAGAAGGGATCCAACTCGAAGTTACCGATGCTCAGACGGAGCTGACCCGCGCGCAAACCGGTTTGGTTACCGCGCGCTATGACTACTTGACGGCGTATGCGGAGTTGCTCCGGGCCCTTGGCCTGGAATCGATCGGTCCGGCGCCCACTTCAACCAAGGAGAACTCAAAGTGA
- the gdhA_2 gene encoding Glutamate dehydrogenase, which produces MSGHINVLDMAREQLADAARYLDLDPGLHAVLAKPKRQVVVNFPVVMDNGEVEVFEGYRVQHNTSRGPTKGGIRYHPDVDLDETTALSMWMTWKTAVANIPYGGAKGSVKVNTKKLSKRELEKLTRRFASEINIVIGERGDIPAPDIGTNGQVMSWIMDTISMQCGYTTPGVVTGKPIELGGSEGRIEATGRGVVVAMAEAAKMMNMDISQSRVVVQGFGNVGSVAAKLAEEMGATVVGISDARGAIHNPNGLPIADLYRRYSGRDGGICEYKDCDQISNEELLELDCDILIPAAISAQIHRDNADRIKARLIVEGANGPTTPDADHIFSDKGVWVVPDIVANAGGVIVSYFEWVQDLQNFFWEEDEVNVKLTRIMQRSFADVEAMMRAHKTDMRTAALIIGVKRVADATTTRGIFP; this is translated from the coding sequence ATGAGCGGACATATCAACGTTTTAGACATGGCGCGCGAGCAACTCGCGGACGCTGCCCGGTATCTCGATCTCGATCCCGGCCTTCATGCTGTTCTCGCCAAACCGAAGCGGCAGGTCGTCGTAAATTTCCCGGTCGTCATGGACAATGGCGAAGTCGAGGTCTTCGAGGGCTACCGCGTTCAGCACAACACCTCCCGAGGTCCGACCAAGGGTGGCATTCGGTACCACCCGGACGTCGACCTCGATGAGACAACCGCCCTGTCGATGTGGATGACCTGGAAGACGGCCGTTGCCAATATTCCCTATGGTGGAGCGAAGGGCTCGGTCAAGGTCAACACCAAGAAGCTAAGCAAGCGCGAGCTTGAAAAGCTCACTCGACGTTTTGCTTCGGAGATCAATATCGTCATCGGTGAGCGGGGCGACATCCCCGCGCCCGATATCGGCACCAACGGGCAGGTCATGTCCTGGATCATGGACACGATCTCCATGCAGTGCGGCTACACCACGCCTGGAGTCGTCACGGGCAAGCCGATTGAGCTCGGTGGTTCGGAAGGACGCATCGAAGCGACCGGCCGTGGAGTCGTCGTCGCCATGGCGGAAGCGGCGAAGATGATGAACATGGACATCTCGCAGTCGCGCGTGGTTGTCCAGGGCTTCGGCAACGTCGGTTCGGTTGCGGCAAAGCTCGCCGAAGAGATGGGCGCCACCGTCGTCGGCATCAGCGACGCCCGCGGTGCGATACACAATCCAAACGGACTGCCCATTGCCGACCTTTACCGGCGCTATTCGGGCCGTGACGGCGGGATCTGTGAGTATAAGGACTGCGACCAGATCAGCAACGAAGAGCTCCTTGAGCTCGACTGCGACATCCTGATCCCTGCCGCAATCTCCGCCCAAATCCATCGCGACAACGCCGATCGGATCAAAGCCCGGCTGATCGTGGAAGGGGCCAACGGCCCAACCACTCCCGACGCCGACCATATCTTCAGCGACAAGGGCGTTTGGGTCGTTCCCGACATCGTTGCCAACGCCGGCGGCGTTATCGTGTCCTATTTCGAGTGGGTTCAGGACCTGCAAAACTTCTTCTGGGAGGAAGACGAGGTCAACGTAAAGCTGACTCGCATCATGCAGCGCTCCTTTGCCGATGTCGAAGCCATGATGCGGGCCCACAAGACCGATATGCGCACGGCTGCGCTTATCATCGGAGTCAAGCGAGTCGCCGACGCCACGACTACCCGCGGCATCTTCCCATAA
- a CDS encoding hypothetical protein (UPF0234 protein MSMEG_1165/MSMEI_1134), translated as MADKEFSFDIVSRVDQQEVKNALDQAQKEFANRYDFKGSKCDIQVEKDNITLVGDDDFKLSQVRDIVFSKLVKRGVDARAIDYTKPEPAAGTTLKQKVQFKEGIPQDQAKAIIKQIKDKGLKVNAQIQGEELRVSSKSKDDLQKVITFVKGLDLPFAVDFVNYR; from the coding sequence ATGGCCGACAAGGAATTCTCATTCGACATCGTCTCCCGCGTCGATCAGCAAGAGGTCAAGAACGCGCTCGACCAGGCCCAAAAGGAGTTCGCCAACCGATACGATTTCAAGGGCTCGAAGTGCGACATTCAGGTCGAGAAGGACAACATCACGCTCGTCGGCGATGACGACTTCAAGCTAAGCCAAGTCCGCGACATCGTTTTCAGCAAGCTGGTGAAACGCGGCGTAGACGCCCGGGCCATCGACTACACCAAGCCGGAACCGGCCGCCGGAACGACGCTGAAGCAAAAGGTCCAGTTCAAGGAGGGGATTCCTCAAGACCAGGCCAAGGCCATCATCAAGCAGATCAAGGACAAGGGGCTGAAGGTCAATGCCCAGATCCAGGGCGAAGAGCTGCGAGTTTCAAGTAAGAGCAAGGATGACCTGCAAAAGGTCATCACATTCGTGAAGGGGCTCGACTTGCCCTTCGCCGTCGACTTCGTGAATTATCGCTAG
- the yxeP gene encoding putative hydrolase YxeP: MPLSDWIEFRHDLHRHPEIAYEEERTSQRIKEELSRRNIEHKGGWAGGTGVVGWIPATRDKAPTIALRADIDALPILENSGVPYTSTIPGRMHACGHDGHTAILLGVAETLLGQDDRPNNIQLIFQPAEEGGAGAKKMCDEGVLSGEAFGHRVEKIFGLHGWPAAPLGTAHSAPGPFMASADQFWITVEGEGGHAAAPHLGIDPIVVAAQIVTSLQTISSRVFDPTEAVVVTVAQFNAGTTTNVIPRTAELAGTVRTLTAASRDLAERRVREIANGIAASLGARVSITYERNYPVTHNNAAAYETWKSVATSVVGQERVFRNERPTMGAEDFSFYGDHAEACFWFLGLCPPDRDGYPKLHADDFDFNDSAIETGVRVMTALAKLA; the protein is encoded by the coding sequence ATGCCGCTTTCCGACTGGATTGAATTCCGCCACGATCTTCACCGCCATCCTGAAATCGCGTATGAGGAGGAGCGGACTTCCCAGCGGATAAAAGAGGAGCTCTCAAGGCGGAATATTGAACATAAAGGCGGGTGGGCCGGTGGCACGGGCGTCGTTGGCTGGATTCCGGCGACGCGCGACAAAGCTCCGACCATTGCGCTTCGCGCGGACATCGACGCCCTCCCGATTCTCGAGAACTCCGGCGTGCCCTACACCTCGACGATTCCGGGACGCATGCATGCCTGCGGGCACGACGGCCATACCGCGATCCTGCTGGGCGTCGCTGAAACGCTGCTCGGCCAAGACGACCGCCCCAACAACATCCAGTTGATCTTTCAGCCGGCCGAAGAAGGGGGCGCCGGCGCCAAGAAGATGTGCGACGAAGGCGTCTTGTCAGGCGAGGCGTTCGGTCACCGGGTCGAGAAGATTTTCGGGCTCCACGGCTGGCCGGCGGCCCCGCTCGGCACCGCCCACTCCGCCCCTGGCCCGTTTATGGCCTCGGCCGACCAGTTCTGGATCACTGTGGAAGGTGAGGGTGGCCACGCCGCCGCTCCCCACCTCGGTATCGATCCGATCGTCGTCGCGGCCCAAATCGTGACCTCGCTGCAAACGATCTCTTCGCGCGTCTTCGATCCAACCGAGGCTGTGGTGGTTACCGTCGCCCAGTTCAACGCCGGCACCACCACCAACGTGATTCCCCGAACCGCCGAGCTGGCGGGTACGGTTCGGACCCTCACGGCGGCAAGCCGGGACCTGGCGGAGCGCCGTGTGCGCGAAATCGCAAACGGCATCGCCGCATCGCTTGGGGCAAGGGTTTCCATCACCTATGAGCGCAACTACCCCGTTACCCACAATAACGCCGCCGCTTACGAAACCTGGAAGTCGGTGGCGACAAGTGTGGTTGGTCAAGAGCGGGTCTTCCGCAACGAACGTCCCACGATGGGTGCGGAGGACTTCAGCTTTTACGGCGACCATGCCGAAGCGTGCTTCTGGTTCCTTGGCCTGTGCCCCCCGGACCGGGACGGATATCCGAAGCTCCATGCCGATGACTTCGACTTTAACGATTCCGCCATCGAGACTGGCGTTCGGGTGATGACCGCGCTGGCGAAGCTGGCGTAG
- the mdtA_7 gene encoding Multidrug resistance protein MdtA — MKNRTPLVALVILGCSLTGCVDRASQQQAKRTEELLTETVKPVVVADVTTQRLQETLTVSGAIQTADDSMVGAKVGGRLVSVFVRDGDPVRAGQVIARQETSDASARLQQANAEARAARSAYQQALQNYQVGPAKSRSAIKSAEAQLRSARAQLDKVRRGAREEERAQARASVDAAKANLQAAKSDLDRSRALYAEGAISKQQLEAAENRHATALSQYENALQSWNMMDRGARAEDIVAAEQQVRVAEEALRMAQENQRLDPVLKQQVDAARANLEAAQAGVRLAQQSVGDATIRSPFTGRISGKPTQVGTYIAPGTPVARIVGIEGVYFEGEVPESQIQLIVPGREVEVVIEALNNLSVPGSVVAVNPLGQDVGRIFRVRVRLMGETSAIKPGMFGTGKIVLRTVPDAVVVPQRAIVTQGAERSVFVVVGDTAKKKVVKVGLSNGEYVQVSEVTLGEKVVVQGQSQLIDGTKVKIEAPQNPASGEKTAAKGS; from the coding sequence GTGAAGAACCGCACGCCGCTTGTTGCTCTCGTCATCCTGGGATGCTCGCTAACGGGGTGCGTCGATCGTGCGTCACAGCAGCAAGCCAAGCGGACCGAGGAGCTGCTGACGGAGACCGTAAAGCCAGTCGTGGTGGCCGATGTGACGACCCAACGGCTCCAAGAGACCCTTACCGTAAGCGGCGCCATCCAGACCGCGGACGATTCGATGGTTGGCGCCAAGGTAGGTGGTCGGCTGGTGTCCGTCTTCGTGCGCGACGGCGACCCGGTTCGGGCTGGACAGGTCATTGCGCGGCAGGAAACCAGTGATGCTTCGGCGCGGTTGCAGCAAGCCAACGCCGAAGCCAGAGCGGCGCGTTCCGCGTATCAGCAGGCTCTCCAGAATTATCAGGTTGGTCCCGCTAAATCCCGGTCGGCCATAAAGAGCGCCGAAGCCCAGCTTCGCAGCGCGAGGGCCCAGCTCGACAAGGTGCGCCGGGGCGCACGGGAAGAGGAACGGGCGCAAGCTCGGGCCTCCGTGGATGCGGCAAAGGCCAATCTCCAGGCAGCCAAGAGCGACCTCGATCGCAGCCGCGCGCTGTACGCCGAGGGCGCTATCAGCAAGCAGCAATTGGAAGCCGCGGAAAACCGCCATGCTACCGCGCTCTCGCAGTACGAAAACGCCCTGCAATCCTGGAACATGATGGATCGCGGCGCTCGCGCGGAGGACATTGTCGCCGCCGAGCAGCAGGTGCGCGTTGCCGAGGAGGCCCTCCGCATGGCGCAGGAGAATCAGCGGCTGGACCCCGTCCTCAAGCAACAAGTCGACGCCGCCCGTGCGAACCTCGAGGCGGCCCAGGCTGGAGTGCGGCTCGCCCAGCAGTCGGTGGGGGACGCCACGATCCGCAGCCCCTTCACGGGACGTATCAGCGGCAAGCCCACCCAGGTGGGAACGTACATTGCCCCTGGGACGCCCGTCGCCAGGATCGTGGGCATCGAAGGCGTTTACTTCGAGGGCGAGGTTCCTGAGTCCCAAATTCAGTTGATTGTGCCGGGACGCGAGGTCGAGGTGGTCATCGAGGCTCTCAACAACCTCTCCGTGCCCGGTAGCGTGGTCGCCGTCAATCCGCTTGGACAGGATGTGGGGCGCATCTTCAGAGTTCGCGTACGGCTGATGGGCGAGACTTCTGCAATCAAGCCAGGAATGTTCGGTACTGGAAAGATCGTCCTCCGCACCGTCCCCGACGCGGTGGTGGTACCGCAACGAGCGATTGTCACCCAGGGTGCGGAACGGTCCGTTTTCGTTGTCGTGGGCGACACCGCGAAAAAGAAGGTGGTCAAAGTTGGGTTGTCCAACGGAGAGTACGTCCAAGTCAGCGAGGTCACGCTCGGTGAGAAAGTGGTGGTCCAGGGCCAGAGCCAGCTCATCGATGGCACTAAGGTGAAGATTGAGGCACCGCAGAATCCCGCATCCGGCGAAAAGACCGCGGCAAAGGGAAGCTAG
- the sufU gene encoding Zinc-dependent sulfurtransferase SufU produces the protein MNLESLYQDVIIDHSRSPRNFGELEGASHKVEGFNPLCGDQVTLYLKMEGDRVADAHFTGTGCAISIASASLLTEAIRGKSRDDALEIFRDFRRAMMGECAMCENAGSLVALEGVREYPMRIKCATLPWHALHTALTDEKAQVTTEDHA, from the coding sequence GTGAACCTCGAAAGCCTCTACCAGGACGTGATCATCGACCATTCGCGCAGCCCCAGAAACTTTGGGGAGCTCGAAGGAGCGTCTCACAAGGTCGAGGGGTTCAATCCCCTTTGCGGCGATCAGGTGACACTTTATCTGAAGATGGAGGGCGATCGCGTCGCCGATGCGCACTTCACCGGTACCGGCTGCGCCATCTCGATTGCGAGCGCGTCACTGCTCACGGAGGCGATCCGCGGCAAGAGCCGCGACGATGCACTGGAGATCTTTCGTGATTTCCGCCGGGCCATGATGGGCGAATGCGCGATGTGCGAGAATGCCGGGAGCCTTGTCGCCCTCGAAGGCGTTCGCGAGTACCCGATGCGCATCAAGTGCGCAACCCTGCCTTGGCACGCCCTGCATACCGCACTGACCGACGAGAAGGCCCAGGTGACCACCGAAGACCATGCCTGA
- the iscR gene encoding HTH-type transcriptional regulator IscR, which produces MKLSAQEEYGLRCVLAIAGSPNGMTIPEISDREGLSQPNTAKLLAILRKSGLVLANRGQSGGYMLGRPAAEIKVGEVLEVLGGRLLDDDFCDRHTGRTTACSHLTGCAIHGLWSRLQFAIDKVVYAVSLQDLLAEAPAVDKSANVNFSFGSRPQK; this is translated from the coding sequence ATGAAGCTGAGCGCCCAGGAGGAGTACGGCCTTCGCTGCGTCCTCGCCATTGCCGGCAGTCCGAACGGCATGACCATTCCCGAGATCAGCGACCGGGAAGGACTCTCTCAACCCAACACCGCCAAGCTCTTGGCGATTTTGCGTAAGAGCGGCTTGGTGCTGGCCAACCGGGGGCAGTCCGGAGGCTACATGCTCGGTCGCCCGGCGGCCGAAATCAAGGTTGGGGAAGTATTGGAGGTTCTCGGCGGCCGACTGCTCGACGACGATTTCTGCGACCGCCACACCGGACGGACCACGGCCTGCTCGCACCTTACGGGCTGCGCGATTCACGGTCTGTGGAGCCGATTGCAGTTTGCGATCGACAAAGTGGTCTATGCGGTTTCGCTGCAGGACTTGCTTGCCGAAGCTCCGGCGGTGGACAAGTCTGCCAACGTCAACTTCTCGTTCGGGAGCCGGCCGCAGAAGTGA
- the mreB_2 gene encoding Rod shape-determining protein MreB, with the protein MKSNGHQFGWLAWFSRFGKDIGIDLGTANTLVHVRGQGIILREPSVVAIDKKNNRVLAVGEEAKRMLGRTPASIVATRPLKDGVIADYEQTERMLRDFIRKAARRRTLFCTVVVGIPSGVTEVERLAVTEAAQKSGASKAYVIEEPMAAAIGAGLPVDEPVGNMIVDIGGGTTEVAVISLAGIVHSKSIRVAGDEIDEAIVNYVRRAYSLFIGDRTAENVKIEIGSAFPLMQEMSITVKGRDLVSGLPRSAILTSEEVRTAISEPLNAIVEAVKLTLEATPPELAADIMNTGIVLAGGGALLRGIDRLITQETGMPVVIANEPLDCVAIGTGKMLEAMHENRRIREMLERSSRG; encoded by the coding sequence ATGAAGAGTAACGGCCACCAATTTGGCTGGTTGGCATGGTTCAGCCGATTCGGTAAGGATATCGGCATCGACCTTGGCACCGCGAATACCCTGGTGCATGTCCGGGGCCAGGGCATTATCCTGCGCGAACCGAGCGTGGTCGCGATCGACAAGAAGAACAACCGAGTCCTCGCCGTTGGCGAAGAGGCCAAGCGGATGCTGGGACGAACGCCGGCGTCGATCGTGGCGACCCGGCCGCTGAAGGACGGCGTCATCGCCGACTACGAGCAGACAGAGCGCATGCTGCGCGATTTCATCCGCAAAGCCGCACGGCGCCGCACCCTATTCTGTACGGTGGTCGTGGGTATCCCAAGTGGTGTCACCGAGGTGGAGCGCCTCGCGGTAACCGAAGCTGCCCAGAAGTCGGGGGCTAGCAAGGCTTACGTCATCGAGGAGCCCATGGCAGCGGCGATCGGCGCGGGATTGCCCGTTGACGAGCCAGTCGGCAACATGATCGTGGATATCGGGGGTGGGACCACCGAGGTTGCGGTGATCTCGCTCGCCGGCATCGTACATTCCAAGTCGATTCGGGTTGCGGGTGACGAGATCGACGAGGCGATCGTCAATTACGTCCGCCGGGCCTACAGCCTCTTTATCGGAGACAGAACCGCCGAGAACGTCAAGATTGAAATCGGCAGCGCATTCCCTCTGATGCAGGAGATGTCGATCACGGTGAAGGGTCGCGACCTCGTAAGCGGACTTCCTCGTAGCGCGATCCTGACCTCAGAGGAGGTACGGACGGCGATATCTGAGCCCTTGAATGCCATTGTCGAAGCCGTCAAGCTCACGTTGGAGGCGACGCCGCCCGAGTTGGCTGCCGACATCATGAATACCGGGATCGTCCTCGCTGGCGGAGGCGCTCTCCTTCGCGGAATCGATCGCCTGATCACTCAGGAAACGGGGATGCCGGTGGTGATTGCCAACGAGCCCCTTGATTGCGTAGCCATTGGAACCGGCAAAATGCTTGAAGCTATGCACGAGAACCGCCGGATTCGCGAAATGCTGGAGCGCTCGAGCCGAGGATAA